The sequence TATAAAGAAGTTGCGCTAGCTTTGTTGTTATTGGGAACACTCAGCGCACCGTTGGCCTTAACGATCGATGTTAGCTCTTTCATTTCAATTTGCCCTAATGTAATGCCGACTGCATCCATTTGATCTTGCGTCAATTCTGCAAAATCTGAGCTTTCATGTTCTGAATGTTCTTCGGTTTTCTCCTTTGGTTCTTCTGCTTTTTCAGATTTCCCACAACTCGCTAGAAAAAATGACAGAAGAATGATTATGATGATATTAAATTTTAATTTCATTTTATTTGTTGATTAAAGAATTAATGTTGACCACAGTTTGATTCACCTGTTGAATGGATTGCAAATATTTCAGTTCGATATTGGTTGCTGTTTGAAGCGCAAACAAATATTCTACATAAGAGATTTCTCCTGTTTTATAACCTAACTGAGCGGCTTTTACAATACTTTTCGCATTAGGAATCGCTTGATTTAAATAATACTGATACTGCTGAAGATCTTGCTGATACTGGCTTAACGAATTTTTTAGTTGAGCATCCAATTGCTGCTGTTGGAACTTCGCATTATTTTCCTCCATCTGCTTTTGATATTCCAAAGATTTTATTCTTGCTTTTGTAGCCCCGAAAGTCAATGGAATAGCCACTCCAATACTTACAGAATTAAATCTATTTTCAGCGCCATAGTATTTCTCCTGTCCATTTAAGGTGTGAAAACCTATCAAAGACTGATTAGTATATCCGATACTGAAATCTGGTAATCCCTGCGCCTTTTCAACATTTTTATTCTTTTCCAGCACTTCCATATTCTGCTTAAAAATCTGGATCGACGGATGATTTTCTACCGTTTCGCTGTCTAGAAGATATTCTACTTTTAACGGTTCATATTTTTGAGAATCAGGAATGGAAATATCTTCGTCCGTATTCAACAAAACCTTTAAATTTTTATAGGCATTATCTAGATACACCTTATTCTGCTGAAACAAAAGATTAATTTCTCCTTTTTGGGTTTCGGCAGTATTAATTTCGATCTTTTTAATATCTCCTGCTTTGAATCTCACCGTTGCAATTCTTATGAAATCGCCATACAAATTGTCGAGATATTTCAATTTTGTTTGATTGTACTGCAAATATTCGATCTGATAAAAATAGGATCTAACCTGTTTGATCAATTCATTTTCGGTGATTTGCTTTTCAAGCTTTTTAGTTTTAATTTCTTCCTGAATCAATTCTTTTCTGGCTTTAAATAACGTCGGAAACGGAATAGATTGTGAGATGGCAAAAGACTGATCAAATTTCGGACTGTTATATTGTCCGAGCTGCGCATTGAAATCCAGTTTCGGAAGCTCTTTTGCTGTTGGTTTTAAGGCTTCGGAAGACTGAATATTAAGATCTTTTGCTTTGATGGAAGGATTATTTTCTTGTAGTAATTCTATCGCCTGATTCAAAGAAATTTCTCTTGAACTTTGGGCTTTCAAATTTTGACCTAAAAATAAAGTTCCTATTAAAATGATTACTGTTAAAGGCTTTTTCAACAATTTATCTTTAAGATTAATTTTAGAATTAAAAATAATGTACAACATCGGCAAGACGAATAAAGTAAGGAAAGTTGCAGAGAGTAATCCTCCAATAACAACCGTTGCTAATGGTTTCTGAACTTCTGCTCCCGCGCTTGTACTTATTGCCATCGGTAAAAATCCGAAAGAGGCTACCGTTGCCGTCATTAAAACAGGTCTTAATCTGGTTTTCGTTCCTTCAATTACTCTTTTAAATACATCGGTAACTCCATCTTTTTCTAATTGATTGAATGTTCCAATCAAAACAATTCCGTTAAGAACCGCCACTCCAAATAATGCGATAAAACCAATTCCTGCGCTGATACTGAAAGGCATCCCTCTCAATAAAAGAGCAAAAACACCTCCGATCGCGCTCATCGGAATCGCTGTAAATATTAAAGTTGCCTGTTTAAATGAATGGAATGTAAAATATAGCAGCATAAAGATCAAAAGTAGCGACACAGGAACAGCAATCATCAATCGTTGACTGGCTTCTTTTAAATTTTCAAACTGTCCGCCATAGGTAAAATAATATCCAGATGGAAGTTTTACGTCTTTCTCTAATTTTTGCTGAATATCTTTCACAACACTTTCTACATCTCTTCCTTTTACATTAAAACCAACGACAATTCTTCGTTTTCCTGCTTCACGGCTAATTTGTGCAGGTCCAAGTTTATATTCAATATTAGCGACTTGCGACAACGGAACCTGAGTTCCGGTATTCGTTGGAACCATCAAATTACTGACATCCTCAATATCCGTTCGGTACAGACTATCTAATCTTACTACCAAATCAAAACGTCTCTCATTTTCAAAAATTTGTCCAGCGGTTTTTCCTGCAAATGCGGTGCTTAAAACATTGTTGACATCTTCTACATTCAAACCATAATTTGCAATTCTCGTTCTGTCGTACGTCACATTGATCTGCGGAAGTCCTCCCACTCTTTCAACCTGCGGAGAAGTTGCGCCATCAACATTTTGAATAACTTTGCTTACTTTATCGGCATAAATAGAAAGCGTATCCATATTTTCACCGAAAATCTTTACCGCAACATCTTGTCGGATCCCTGTCATTAATTCATTAAAACGCATTTGGATTGGCTGATTGGCTTCAAAGAAAACACCGGGAATTACTTCCAGCTTTTCTGTAATCTCATCCGATAATTCAGTGTATGATTTTTTGGATTTCCATTCTTTTTGAGGCTTTAAAACAATTATTAAATCGGTTGCTTCAGGCGGCATCGGATCTGTAGGAACTTCGGCTGAACCCGTTTTTCCAACTACCATTTTCACCTCATCAAATTGTTTAATAACTCTTGAAGCCTGCATCGAAGTTTCGATACTCTGGCTTAATGAACTTCCTTGCGGTAAAATACAGTGAAAAGCAAAATCTCCTTCCTGCAACTGTGGAATAAACTCACCACCCATTCTGCTAAAAATCAATGCTGAAATTGAAAATAACAAGACGGTGAGCCCAACAATCACATATTTAATTTTAATGGCTTTCTGTAATAAGGGTTGATATATTTTTTGCAGCCAATTCATCATTTTATCCGAAAAATTTTCTTTGTGAGACGTTTTCTTTGAAAGGAAAAGTGCGCACATCATCGGAATGTAGGTCAATGAAAGAATCAGTGCTCCGAGAATTGCAAAACCTACTGTTTTAGCCATGGGTGAGAACATTTTACCTTCAATTCCTACCAACGTAAGAATCGGAATGTATACAATCAGAATGATAATTTCTCCAAAAGCGGCACTTCCACGGATTTTTGATGCTGATAGAAAAACTTCTTCATCCATTTCGCTTTGTGTCAATTTTTGGACAGATTTCCTTAATCCTAAATGATGTAAAGTAGCTTCAACAATAATTACGGCACCGTCTACAATTAATCCGAAATCAATCGCTCCCAAACTCATTAAATTGGCACTTACTCCGAAAACATTCATCATTCCTAAAGCGAACAATAATGATAAAGGAATTGCTGACGCTACAATTAATCCTGCTCTGAAATTGCCGAGAAATACAACTAAAACAAAGATCACGATCAATGCTCCTTCAATCAAATTCTTTTCTACTGTACTTATGGCTCGATCTACCAAGTCGGTTCTGTCTAAAAATGGTTCGATTACAATATCTGCAGGCAACGATTTCTGAATTGTAGGAATTTTTTCTTTAATTCTGCTCACAACATCATTGCTATTGGCTCCTTTCAACATCATGACCACTCCACCTACAGCATCGGTTTGGCCGTTGTACGTCATCGCACCGTAACGGGTTGCGTGCCCGAAACGAACATCTGCGACATCTTTCACAAAAACAGGAATACTCCCTGTATTTTTGACCGCAATATTTTTAACATCCTCAATAGAAGTTGCTAAGCCAATTCCACGGATGAAATAGGCATTTGGTTTTTTATCAATATAAGCTCCGCCTGTATTTTGATTGTTCTTTTCAAGGGCTGTGAAAATATCTGCAACGCTTACTCCCATTGCTTTTAGACGATTAGGATTGACGGCAACTTCATATTGCTTCAACTCGCCTCCAAAACTATTGACCTCAGCAACGCCTTCTGTTCCGTATAATTGTCGGGAAACGATCCAATCCTGCATCGTACGCAGATCTTTCGCATTGTATTTTTTTTCACTTCCCTTTTTAGGATGCAAAATATATTGGTAGACTTCACCTAATCCGGTACTGACAGGCGCTAACTCAGGAGTTCCAATTCCTTTTGGGATATTTTCTTCGGCTTGTTTTAATCTTTCATTAATTAATTGCCGGGCAAAATAAATGTCTACTTTATCTTTAAAAACAACGGTGATTACCGATAATCCGAATCTTGAAATACTTCGGGTTTCTTCTATATCGGGAACGGTTGCAATACTTTGTTCGATGGGGAAAGTGACCAATTGCTCAACCTCTTGTCCAGCCAAAGTAGGGCAAACCGTAATAATCTGAACCTGATTATTGGTGATATCAGGAACAGCATCGATGGGTAATCTGGAAGCACTCCAAACTCCCCAAATGATCAAAAGCAAGGTCATTATGCCAATAACGATCTTGTTTTTGATGCTAAATTTTATGATTTTATCTAACACAAATTGAGATTTAATTTGTGATTGTCTGCTTTGTTTTTTTAACGCCTTTTAATTTTTTAACGCAAAGTGAGCAAAGAGACAATCTGTTAATTTTAATTGAAATGTACACTCCATCATTTAAAAATGACAGGATGCAAAAATATCATGAATACCTCTGCAACGATATTGCAAAGTTTCATGGAATATTTAAAATCAATAAATTAAATCTTAGGAGGTTGCCAGATGTGATCGTACACCTGATAGGCAAAATTGTTTTTCTGAAATAGAATTTTCTTGGAAAAATAAGTTTGAATCTGCTTAGGAATATTCATTGAAATATCCATTTTAAAAGCTGTAACCGTAATTTGACAGCAATTGCAAATACATAATGGTGAACAGATATCGCCTTTATCTTTAGAATGAGATTCGTCGATGTTTAATGATAGTTTTGTTTTGTTTGAACCTGATTGTTGATGCACATCTTCGCACGGCATTACGGATAACACCATGAAATACATTGCTAAAATCAATCTGAATAGGTTCATTATGACAAAGGTAGAGTTTTTTTTGTAAAATAAATTTGGAATATTCTCAATTTAATTTTAAAATAAAAAACCACTGCATTACGCAATGGTTTTTAAAAAAATATAAAATCAAAACTATAAATTTGGATTGTTCTCTATTTCCTTCTGTGGAATTGAAAACAAATAATATCTGCTGTTGGGCGCAAAAGCCGACTGATCAGGAAAAGCGAAAATAGAATGTCCTCTTCCATTCACCATCTTTACCGTTCCATCGGGAGTGGTTACCTGCACCTGAATCGGTTGTCCGCTTGTATTGACATAAGCTTTTCTTTCTACTTTACCTTGTGTTCTGATGATGTCTGAGAGAGAGAAACCTTCTCCGAATAGTTCTTTCCTTCTTTCAGTTAGAACTTCTTTAATCACAGCATTCTGCGCAAGAGAACCATTATAAACATTGGCATTTCTAGCTGTTTTTAATTGATTTAAAACGGTCACCGCATTGGAAACATTACCGTTTCTTGCTTCGGCTTCAGCTTCAATTAAATACATTTCAGATGCTCTCATGAAAACGATATCGGCAATTAAATTAGCTTTAAATTTAAATTTAGCATATCTCAAAAGTCCTTCTCTTCCCGGCAATCCGTCCCATGAAAATAGAGAATAACGGATATCATTGGTATCAAATAAATCTTTAAAATAAGGATCAGCCATAAAACTGTAATAGTAGCTTCCCGAAGATGAGACATCCAAAAAGTGGAATGCATAGCTTTCACCAGACTGTTCCTGAGTTTGTGCGTGACCCCAGATCCATTCTCCGTTGGTGATGTCGTTGAAGCCTTCTTTGTATTTTTCGGCATTCATTAAAGGAAATCCTGTTCTCGCAATTTTTGCAGAAGCGATTGCGTTGGTCCATTCGCCGGTGTTTAAATAAACTCTTGCCAGAAGTCCGTTGACGACAAATCGGTCGATTTTATCTTTATTGTTTCTGGAATAATTTTGAAGCAATTGGTCGGCATCCTTCAAATCACTTTTAATTAAAGTGTAAATTTCTTCGAGGCTTGCTTTTTTCTTCCCTACAGAATTGGTGGTTGCCGGTCCGGTATAAATGGGAGCAGTCGGAGCATTTTTATCTTTCAAATAACTAAACTGATAAAAGCTGGCAAGATTTAAATAACAGAACGCACGTAGCGCTTTCGCCTGGCCTTTCACCTGATTTTTCTTTTCCTGAGTTCCTTCAGCAATATCAATTTTGGCAATCACATTGTTCATATTATTGATGACAGAATATAAAGACGTCCAGATATAAAGCGATCTACCTCCAGTATTATTCACCAAATCAGTAAATGCATAAGCCGATGGAAACCCATATTTGTTAGTCAAAACTGCAACATCACTTCCCATGGCATCGCTGGTTCTTAAAACCGTTGAATAACCAATATTGGCATACGTCGTTCCGTCGTCATTAAACTTCGCCCAAGTTCCGTTGATTACTGTTTCGGCACTTTCTGCAGTTTTGAAAATTTCAGCTTCATCTGCCTGATTGGTTGGTGCGGTTTCAAGATCCTGCTCACAGCTGATCAATGAGATGGCGGCAATTAAAGCAAAAGATATGTATTTTAATTTTTTCATATGTAGGATTTATTGTTTTTTAAAGGTCATCCCGAATGGTCGGGATAGGTTATGGAATCGTGTCATCTTCATCAGTTTTTGTTTTTCCAAATCATGGCGATTTCATTGTTTAAATTTTAAAAAGATTAAAGCGTAGCCTGCAGTCCGAAAGTTACCGTTCTCATTGCAGGATATCTGTAATAGGTTGTTCCGTCCAGAGTCTGCTCAGGATCCATTCCTTTATGTTTGTAGAATGTGAAAAGATTTTCTGCCTGAACGTACACTCTCAGTTTTTTTAACCCTATTCTTTCAAAGTAATTTGACGGAAGTGTATATCCCAGACTCACGTTTTTAATTCTTGCATACGTTCCCGAGTATAAAAATCTTGACGAAGCGGAAGTCCAGTTATTGGTCGTCGTGCTTAAAGCAGGAACATCGGTATTGGTATTTTCGGGAGTCCATCGATTTAACATTTCAGAGCTCCATGCTCTTCCGGCAGCACTTCCGTTGTGCATTAACATCGTATAATCAGTATCGAGAATTTTTCCTCCCAAACTAAAAGTCAGCAATCCTGAAAAATCAAAATCTTTATATCTGATACTTGTGGTAAGACCTCCCATCACTTTTGGCAAAGAAGATCCTTGCAAAATTTTTGTGGCTTTTGAATACTCAGAAGTTGTTCCTTCCACTGTATTTCCGTTGGCATCGGTGGTGATTGTTTTCCAAAGGGGATTTCCGTTGCTTGGGTCGACTCCAATCCATTCAGGAATGAAGAAATCGTAAATAGAACCTCCGACTTGCAAAAGTTTTGTTCCGCTGACAATAGACCCTTTCGGCAGTTTGGTTATTTTATTGTTTAAAGTACTCAGATTCATATCAACATCCCATTGAAAGTCATCAGTTTTAACGGGCGTTGTAAATAGAGAAAATTCAAAACCTGTATTTTTTAATTCTCCGATATTTGCCTGATATCCGCTGAAACCCACTGACGGAGCCAAAGGCATATCAAACAAAAGATCTTGACTCTGACGTTGGAAATATTCTACATTTCCTTTGATTCTGTTTTTCAGAATGGCAAATTCCAAACCTACATTCAGATTGAGGTTGGTTTCCCATTTCAAATCCGGAGTAGGAAGCCTGCTTGCCACCGTACCGCCTTCACCTAAGTTGTTATAAAAGGTATACAGACTTTGATACGCATAATACGTGCTCAATTTGTCATTTCCCTGTCCTCCATAACTTGCACGAAGAGTCAGCTGATCGAATATATTTAAATCTTTAATGAAATCTTCATTCGAAGCCCTCCAAGAACCACCGACTGACCAGAACGTCCCCCATCTGTTTTCAGGAGAAAATCTTGAAGAACCATCTGCCCTTACCGATCCGGAAACGAAATATTTATTTTTAAAATCATATTCCACTTTTCCCAAGAAACTTAACAAGCCTAATTTATCGCTGTTTCCACTGAATCCACCCAACAAAGCTGCCGCATCCGGCTCGTAATAATAGGGAAGTGAAAATTGGCTTCTGTTTCCAGAGATGGTTTGAAATTCGTAATGATAAAATTCCTGACCCGCCAAAATATTAAAGTGATGCTGGTTGAATTTTTTATCAAAAGTCAGAATATTACTGGTCGTATAAGACAGCGTTCTTGAGTTTGTTTTTGTTACTGAACCACCGATCTCACTTCCCTGCCCAATCAAAGGATTTGAATAAAAGTGACCGTTGTAATTCACCAAATCAACAGAAAAACTAGATTTAAATTTCAATTCTGGTAAAAAAGTAAAGTCTAAAAACCCTTTTCCTGAAAAGTTATCTTCTCTGTTTTCATTTTTATCTAAAGGCAACGTCGCTGCTGCATTTTGATTCTGTAAAGCACTTGTTGGACGGTATTTTCCAAAGTCATAAATGTAATTTCCATTGGCATCTAATCTGTGGCTTCCATCTACATTTCTTTCGTAATAAGGATAAAACGAAGGGATGACTCTTGCCGCATTAATGATATTATCCGTCCTAGAATCTGATGAAGGCGGCGCTTCCTGAAGACTGTTGGTATAACTTAAATTAGCTCCTACGTTCAACCATTTTTTGACTTCAGAATTAATTTTCAGTCTTGTGCTGTATTTCGTAAAACCTGAACCAATGGCAATTCCTTTATCATCGAGATAACCTAAAGAGAAATAATAATTGCTTTTTTCACTGCCACCACTGAAATCCAGATCAACCTGACTTCTTGCGGCTACTCTTTGAAGAATATCTCTCCAGTCGTCATTCCATAAAGCATTTGCACCAGACAAAAGCTTCCCGTCTGTTCCGACCGGTTTTGCAAAATTTGAACCATAAGGATTGATCCCTAAAGCTGGTACTAAATTATCACTTGCCATCTGTGCCGCCTGCTGTGAAGAGACCTGACTCGATTTATACCCATTTCTCAAAGCTTCCCAATACAGCTGAAAATACTGATCGGTATTCACCTGCTCATAATCTTTAACCGCTCTACTAGAAAATCCCTGACTGATATTAAAGTTGACCTTTGCCTCACCTTTTTTACCGGATTTTGTGGTGACAATAATCACTCCGTTGGCCGCTCTTGATCCGTATAGTGAACTTGCTGTAGCATCTTTCAAAACACTGATGGATTCAATATCATTCGGACTTATAGAGTTGATGTTTCCGTCAAAAGGAATTCCGTCAACCACAAACAAAGGATTGCTGGAAGCACTTACCGAGCCAATCCCACGAATACGGATAGAAGCTGTGGCTCCTGGTTGTCCCGAAGAACTCACCGCCTGAAGTCCAGGAACCTGGCCTTCCAAAGCTTTGGTAATATTGGTTACCGGTCTGTTATTTATTTTTTCGCTGGAAATTGTTGCCACAGAACCTGTGTAACTTGTTTTTTTCGCTTTACCGTAAGCGACCACTACGACTTCATCTATTTCCTGTTCGCGTAGTGAATCTTTTTTTGTTTCCTGCCCATGTAGATTGATAATTCCTAAGAAAAATACAGCAACGGGAGGAATCCAAATTTTAGAATTAATTAAATTTTTGTTAATCATAATCCATTTTATTTATCAATTATTAAAAAATAACCCTTTGCAGAAAAGACGGCAAAAGGCATCGATAAATACGATTAACCAATTGCTTATTTTTCCTTTAAAGGCTGAATTTAACACCTTGCGCAGAGCAGGTTGTTAAGACTTCACAGGGTCAGTTCCCTCCATCTTTCTTTATAAGCCGATCGAAATATGAGTGCAAATCTAAAAACAATTAGTCTACAAAACAAGTAGACTTTTAAGTTTCAAATTATTATTTAATGAAAATTAACTTAATATATTCTTAAAAAACACTAAAATAGAGCGTTACAAAAAATATTAAATTATAGAATATGATAAATATCATTAAAAATAATGTAATTCGAAAAAAATGATTTAAAATGGAAAAGCTTTCTACTTATTGAAAAAACTTTTTAAATTTATCCTATGAAAGTTTTAATCATCAACGGCCCGAATCTGAATCTTCTAGGCACAAGAGAACCTGAAATCTATGGAAGCATTTCCATGGAAGATTATTTAGAAAAACTAAAGTCTGAGTTCACTTCTCACGAACTGCATTATTATCAGTCAAACATTGAAGGCGAACTAATTAACAGACTTCAGAAAGGTGATTTTGATGCGGTTGTGATTAATCCGGGAGCTTTCACACATTATTCTTATGCAATTGCGGATTGTTTAAAAAATATTCAGAAACTGAAAGTGGAAGTTCACATCAGTAATATTTACAAAAGAGAAGAATTTAGGCAGAAATCTGTAACGGCAGCTTGTACGGATGCAGTTTTGTCTGGTTTTGGGATGGAGGGATATCGACTGGCGATTTTGAGTTTAAAATAGTTCCTCACGGATTGCACAGATTTTCACAGATAAATGTGTGAATTTTGCTCTCGCAGATCAAACTGATTATACCGATTTTTCTTTAAAATAAAAAAGCCTCATCAATCGATGAGGCTTCTCACTATTTCTAAATGGTCTGTTCCTGCAATTGAGGACCAGAGGCAATCAGCTTTTTGGCTTCGTCATTACCGCAGTACTGCTCGAAGTTCTTAATATATTTTGCAGCAAGATCTTTTGCTTTTTCTTCCCATTCTGCAACATCATTGTATGTATCTCTCGGATCTAAAATACCTTCAGAAACATTCGGCAATGAAGTTGGAATTTCTAAATTCATTACAGGGATTGTAGTTTTCTCAGCATTTTCAATTGATCCGTCGATAATTGCATCAATAATTGCTCTTGTATCTTTTAGAGAAATTCTTTTTCCTGTTCCGTTCCAACCTGTGTTCACTAAATAAGCTTTTGCTCCGTGCTCTTTCATTTTACCAATCAATGTTTTAGAATACATAGTTGGGTGCAATGTTAAGAATGCTTCACCAAATGCCGGAGAGAAAGATGGTTCCGGTTCTGTAATTCCTCTCTCTGTTCCAGCTAATTTTGAAGTATAACCGCAAAGGAAATGATATTGAGCCTGGTTTTCATCTAAAATAGAAACCGGAGGCAAAACTCCGAAAGCATCAGCCGAAAGATAAACAATCTTGCTTGCGTGACCTGCTTTAGAAGGTAAAACGATTTTATTAATATGATAAATCGGATAAGAAACTCTCGTATTTTCTGTGATTGAACCGTCTTTGTAATCAGCAACTCCATCATTAACCACAACATTTTCTAGAAGCGCGTCTCTTTTAATCGCTCTGAAAATATCCGGTTCTTTTTCTGCTGACAAATCGATTACTTTAGCATAACATCCACCTTCATAGTTGAAAACTCCGTTGTTATCCCAACCGTGCTCATCGTCACCAATTAAATATCTTTTAGGATCTGCAGACAAAGTTGTTTTTCCTGTTCCCGAAAGTCCGAAGAATAACGCTACATCTCCTTCTTCACCAACGTTAGCAGAACAGTGCATCGATGCCATACCTTTTAACGGAAGGTAATAATTCATCATCGCAAACATTCCTTTTTTCATTTCTCCGCCGTACCAAGTTCCACCAATAATCTGAAGCTTTTCTGTAAGGTTGAACATCACAAAATTTTCAGAATTCAATTCCTGCTCTTCCCAATTTGGGTTGGTAGTTTTTGAACCATTAATTACTGTGAAATCTGGTTCTCCGTAGTTTTCTAAATCGTAATGAGATGGACGGATGAACATATTTGTAACGAAATGCGCCTGCCACGCAACTTCAACGATAAATCTTACTTTTAGTCTTGTATCTTCATTAGTCCCGCAAAATGTATCGACAACATAGATTTTTTTGGCACCAGAAAGTTGATTTAAAACTAAATCTTTACAAGATTCGAAAATTTCGGGTGTTGTAGGAAGGTTTACTTTACCGTCCCAGAAAATAGTATCTTTCGTAACATCATCCTGAACAATGTATCTGTCCTTCGGCGAGCGTCCAGTGAAAATACCTGTCTGTACA comes from Chryseobacterium sp. 3008163 and encodes:
- the pckA gene encoding phosphoenolpyruvate carboxykinase (ATP), which produces MKNAKIIQDLQKLGIKGEYELTYNPSYEELYQAEMAPENQGFEKAELTESGAVSVQTGIFTGRSPKDRYIVQDDVTKDTIFWDGKVNLPTTPEIFESCKDLVLNQLSGAKKIYVVDTFCGTNEDTRLKVRFIVEVAWQAHFVTNMFIRPSHYDLENYGEPDFTVINGSKTTNPNWEEQELNSENFVMFNLTEKLQIIGGTWYGGEMKKGMFAMMNYYLPLKGMASMHCSANVGEEGDVALFFGLSGTGKTTLSADPKRYLIGDDEHGWDNNGVFNYEGGCYAKVIDLSAEKEPDIFRAIKRDALLENVVVNDGVADYKDGSITENTRVSYPIYHINKIVLPSKAGHASKIVYLSADAFGVLPPVSILDENQAQYHFLCGYTSKLAGTERGITEPEPSFSPAFGEAFLTLHPTMYSKTLIGKMKEHGAKAYLVNTGWNGTGKRISLKDTRAIIDAIIDGSIENAEKTTIPVMNLEIPTSLPNVSEGILDPRDTYNDVAEWEEKAKDLAAKYIKNFEQYCGNDEAKKLIASGPQLQEQTI